The DNA sequence ACCTCACGATTACACCAGTCAATAGTAACTTGTAAAGTGAAACTAGAAATATCAGGGCAGGGACTTTACTGTATTCTTCAAATATAAGATCAGCCTTAACAGTCAGCTTTCCTTGTTGGGGATTTGACAGGAGAACTGTTGCGCTATAGGGGCTGAAATGGAGACAATCCAAGTCAGACTAAACAAGGTAATAATCATGCAACCTGAGCTCTATCTTCTAATCTCATTACAGGTTAtgattaaatttaaatttttgtaTTAGCTTAATTTTACACTATTAAAATCATTATAATAGCTACCACTTGTAGCAAAGTCTTTTCCAGGACATAAAATACTTAACAgggcataattttttttagtcACAATGCCTGAAACTCTGGATGTGCTTAACAAACAGATATATCTGACATGCTACATGTTctcaaacagaagaaaaaaattaagattGTGAGCCTACGCACCTCGAGAATTCATCAACTCTGCAGCCACAAATTATAGAGAGGAAACAGGATGATTACCAAACCACCTCAGGCCAAAAGGAAAGGGCTGAATATTAGATATATGAAACATCTAGTTGATAGAACCCCTTGGGATTGTAAAAAACCAACAACTAAAAGTAAGCTTCTAAATTGTCCCCACCTTATTTTCTCATGAAAGAGAACCAGGTTATCTTCTTCTGAACCTACAATCTGTAACAGAAAAAATATTAGGGCCAGATTGTATAACAATGAAATTATATTGTATCatgaaaatttgaagaaattaCGTGGAGCTGTTACAGAGTATATACCATATCAGCATAATGTCGTTTTGTTGATTGGAGTGTCTGTGATAGCCTAGTCAGTGTCACCGCTAGCTTCAGTTTCCCTTGCCCCCGGCATTCAGTTTCCTCAACTTTCAACTCAACATTTGGAGGTAGAGACAGTAGAGACTCTTTTATGTGGTTCCCATATGGGTATTTTCGACCAGTGACTATCTCAATTCTCCTAGGATCAGCCTCAGCTAGTGTCTCAAATGATTTAACTCCCATCGAATGTAGTGCCTGAAAGGAGCataaagataaaaagaaaataagggTAGCAAAGAGTCAGTATTTGAGTGACCTAAGAATATCAAAAAGCATGTTTTTTCCGAAGCATATAAAGAAGTGGAAGACACCTTCGCAGTCACCATTCCAATCCCTGGTAATTGTTTCAGCAAGTATGGACTGTCATCCCAGAGTTTCTGATACATAGACTTTGCCAAAAGCATCGAGTTCAAGGCTCCTTTGTAATTCTTTTGGTAAATAAAAAATTCTTTCATGCATCTGGCAATTCTACAGCCATTTGAGCATATGGAGTTCATATCCTAAGGCACAAACACCCATTTGATTTTAGCTCTGAATATAATCAAATACCAGAGTTATCAAGATAATGATGGAATGTAGTAGAGACTGAGAAACGAAACCTGGGTAAGGGATAAATCATGAACCGATGGATCACCAGTCAAGCAGTCATTAGCCAAAAGAAATATCTTTTCTTCTCTGGTTTGAATACGCTTTTTTCGCTTCCCTTTATCACCAAGAATGTGAAAGCGAAGTCGACCATCTTTATCAGTGTTTATGTCATTTAGAAGCTTTTTCTCATTGCGCCTGAGCTGTATCCCTTCATATTCCAGTAGATAGATGTTATATAATTCCTGCATTAGTATTGTCAAAGAAATGTGAATAGCAGCAAGTAGTTAAATATGCATTACATGAAATTTCCTCAGCACGGCATATCACATGAAGCGCATCTTCCAAGCTGCAGTTTGCATGTGTCTGAATAATGTATTTCATTGTGTCAAATTTCAAGTAGTACTTCGTCATCAGCCTCCCAGGTTctaaagagggaaaaaaaaggaggaggaggttagaaattaatatattttgGTCTTTTCTGAAAGGTACTGCTTTATGGGTTAACGTTATTAATACCTAGTGGTTTCAACAGAAAACCATCTTCATCAGTCCATATCATCTGATGCTGCGACAACTCATTAACTTTCTGTACACAGACCtctgatagaaaataaaattgataagGAGAGAAACGAGGCCAAATTAAGGGGGATGGGAGGGGAGAGGGGagggggagagggagagagagagagagagagagagttgtacAAGTAAACAGTCACACTACCTAGCATATGCTTTTCTATACGATCATTGGAAATCACTTTTCTAACTGCATAGTGTCCGGGATTCTGATTGTACGTTAAACATGTAGAAATTAGTTAGATGGGAAAGTTGAAAGAATATATGAAATCTATCCATTTTAAAGAAGTGTAAGAAGCATACCTTCTTCATTCTCACATACAAGAAAGAGCACTTCATCCATTCAATTGCCCTTGTAATGTCAGAGACAGTCAGTTGAACTATCTCTGCAGTTAAATGCTCCGTCAAACATGAAAGCAATCTAATGACAGAAGACAATACAAGCTCATTAGAAGACATTTCCAATAGTTTGGCAATATAAGCTTCAAAGACCACCAAAGTTGTTCTGGAATTTAAAGTTATAACACGTACTGTGATTCCACCATCTCACATCCATTCAAGAGATTCTCATACAAGTGAACCTGATATCCAATAAGAACAGGATTAACGAATTCGAAGACAAAAGTTTCTGTTAACAGACAGGACTAGTTCAATcccaagaaatatgaagacaacGACTGAACAGAAATAGTTGGAAAGCAAAAACCAACACACACAGGAGTAAAGACTGAGGAAGAGAAGTAATAAACTACCGTATCTCTTCTTGTCATGATTATAACCATTCCTGTATCATCAAAAGGTGGGCGACCTGCCCTCCCACACATCTGCATGGTGATACAACTCACAAAATATTAAATTGCAATTTGCTAAATTACCTAAAAGTGCTGACATGCATATAGACACCAGAAGAATTTTTCTTGTTTGACCTGGCACATTTGTTTCAAATAGAGCCTTGATGTACAGACAAGATATATACTGGACAGAAgtattacaaaaatataaaggCTCTGTTAACTAATGTCCCAAATTTATCTACTTGAATTGTCCTCCTTAGAAAGGGTGTGATAGACAAACCTGTAGCAGTGTAGATCGGTCAATTTCCATGTAGACTCCTTTTTCTTTGTTGCTGCACAAAATGCACATGTTAATGAATAAACACACCAGAAACTTTCATCATACTGATTTTGAAGAAATCGAAGTTCAACATACAAGTGCTGTGTTGATTTTATGACTACTGTATGTGCTGGTAGGTTGATTCCATGAGCAAGAGTATTTGTTGTGCACAGAATTTGAACATCACCCTTAAGAAAAAGACTTTCAATGAGATTGCGATCCTTGAGGCAAAGGCCACCGTTGTGATAACCAACTGCAAGCAGGCAATTTATTTGATAACATGTCAATGTGGGGAGGTGCAGTAAGTTATAGTTAATGTAATGTGAACAACAAAACAAAGTAGTTCCATACCACCATAAATCATATAAGATTGCATTTGTTTGTCACTGCATGACAATGAAGCTTCCCTTAGCCTCTCTTGCTGTTCTCTGCTTTTAATGAATGGATTTGAATGACCAAAGGCCATGACTGTCTGAGAAAGTATCTGTGCTGCTTCTTGTGCACCTTTTCTAGTTGAGCAAAAAATTAGAGCGGACTTCCCTCTTGAATATTGCATAAGGATATCTGTGCACCAGTTATAAGTGTATAAGTTATTCATGAACTTTAATTAGCGATGAATTCAATCTTGAAAGCATCTATATCCAAGAGGGGGGTGGGGAATCATCTATGAAAAGGCCAGCATCATGTTCATTGCTTACCGAAAATATAGTTTTGAAGGCGCTGGAAAAAGGATCAAACATAAACCATCAGAAAAGTGAATAGTGGTATAGTTTGTAATATATAGTTTCTTAACTTTAGAAATTACCTTTTCAAATAGAAAATCATTTTTTGCTGGGGCGTAGCCTGCAAATTAAGCGGTTTTGAATATGCATTAATAAATGAGAACCAAATATAAGTAAAGACAACCATGCATCAGTAAATTTGTAATATCAGACGTGCATCAGTGATCAAACCACAGAAGTGATTACTAACAAAcagttgtcatcctcctataaaggACATATTGGAGAGCTTTTcttcttattaaaaaaattaaaaaactaaaaatacaataaatgaaaaactgaatatgtctcggtgttcatgggaatgtttatttattttatttttttacaacatgcctcaaaaaaaaaaatcaactaaaaGAATCTTTAAAAAGTGATAACcgaaatgaaaaataatatcTTGTTCAAAAATGTAATGAAAAAGAATATTGTGTTCCTTTGGTGAAATGTATGTCATAAATACCTCCTCATAAGAAGGTTTAGGTACCAAAAGTGAGTAAAAAAGTTACCAAAAATACTTGGCAAAATAAAAACAGAGTGCATCTCATCTGATGAGTTCTGATAAGAAAGATAGGAAAGCAGGTTACCAAAAATACTTGGCAAAATAAAAACAGAGTGCATCTCATCTAATGAGTTCTGATAAGAAAGAGTAGGAAAGCGGGGCACTTGATtgtcattatcattatcattatcattatcgttatcattattattattattattattattattattattattattattattattattatattttattttattttattttttcaaaaatgGGGAGTCCTTGATATGATAAATATATTGTGAATGGTGAATTCAAATCATGTTTGCATACCAAAAACTTTTGTAGTCAGCTTTACAGgcctcatttcttctccaaaccTGTATGCAGAGCAGAAAGATTAAAACAGAAGAACTGGATACTTGCATAGTTCTATTAATGAACAGTATTTCTTAATCAATATCAAATGAATGTTGAAGTACCTTTTAATCCCTTGGACAGGCACCTTGAGCCACTCCGCTACAGTGGTTTGCATGCATTGTTGTTAAATTATATATACCATTTGTACTCTTTTAAAGAAAGTCAATACAATAAAATCTAATCCTACTGAGTATTTTAACAAACAAATATCTCACCAAGGTCTTCAATATTTGGAATGGTGGCAGACACAGCTAGAAAACGAACATGAGCCAGAGCGCTTGACTTCATTTCAGGGTTGTAAGCAAGCATTTTTATTCTGCTAACTATGGCTTCCAAAACTGCTCCACGAGGATCATTCAACAGATGAACTTCATCAATAAGTAGAAGTGCAATATCGCTGAAAAAGCCCAATCCACCATCCTTTACGCGATACCGCGTTACAGCATCAAATTTCTATTTAAAGACAATAATTGATTAGTCATGCTCCTATGATATCATCTAGAACAAAGCCAATTGCGAAAGAATGGAAGAACTGAATATGAATCctattttttaaaggaataagAAGAAACATATAATGTATGAGCATATGAAAGCTGATAGAATCCAGGATCAATCACTGCAAGTGGGATTCAGCTCAGGCGGTTATAAAGGAGAGAATGCTGGTTAACATGGGTTTAAAAAATGCCAAAACCTGAAAAATATTGTGCACTTGACAGCGCAACATAAGGAAGCTTCATCAATTTTGTTAATTTATGATTATGGTGCTGTTTGAGAAGATAGTGACTTCTTTAAAATGAGTGGGTAAAGTATTTCAATCTATACTTTAATTCGTAAGTGTGTCCATCTGTATAACCTTACACCTTTATACTTACCTCAGGAGTGGTTAAAATAATGTCTGCTTCCTGTAAACTCCTGGTGTTGTAAGATTCATTATCTCCGGTGAGCTCCAAGCAAACTATGCCCCGAGATCCAAACTTCTGGGTCCAATCACGAACCTTCTCCTGAACTAAAGCCTTTGATGGGGCAATATAGATCTTCATGCCACATAAAAAGAATGTAGAGAGAAGGAATAAGTGGTTGAAATTTAGATTATACATAAACTTCTAGCCGAATCTACTACACATGTGCAACAGTTAAGAGCAAAGGTTTCATACAAAAAGGATaaaaataacaaagaaaaattagctGTGATCAAGCATTCAAGCCTACATCAGAATGATACATATCATGTAATGAGGTAGTGGGGAGAATAAataaatcattggagaaaatttgaAAGAACATCATTGAAGGTGTCTGTAGTTCCTTTAGAATCCTGAATACTTAAAACTAAGGTTCCCACAAATTTATTCTAGAACTATCAAAATGTTTATGACCTTACTTTTGGATTGAGGACATCAGACGCTTACTGTTTTGAGAGTTCCATTTGTAGGTGTAAACCTCCCATCCTCAGAGATGAATCTTGAAAGAAGCCTCAAAATGCAAAGCTCAAAAATGACTGTTTTACCACTTCCAGTTGGCGCTGACACAACCATGTTCACATCTGAGTGGAAACATGCAGGAAAGCATTCACTCTGCAAAGAGTTGAAATACCTGCATACAAAGGAATACATTTCAACTACACAAACTACTCCACCTTGTGGATAGCACAAAAATAACAACACCAAGCAGATAATGAAAGAACCGTTTGTGAGATCACATAGATTCTATCATCTCGAAATCACAGTTCAACTTCTTTGTTAGAATATGcagcttcaaaaaaaaaaaaatctatatgcaGCAATTGCATAAATGTAAATGGAATTATGTAATACAAGTTACAGCAATATGCACACTTGTATCAAGAACAACAAACGATGCCAATATTCATGCTTTAACAACAGCCACACTACAAAATCCCTCTAGAACTTGAGTAGGTCAGGTGACTACctaaaattaaaacatgctcGAAAAGGAGCCGGCAAGTCTGCCATGGACTTAAGTGTATACGAATCCATGCTTGAACCCGTTTCCTGCCAGAAACAACAAAATTATGTTATAATTTGTTTACAATCCACAGAACCAGTGGAGTTGTATGAAATTTCATGCTATAATTCACAGAAATGAAACACAATCAGTACACATGTCAAGAGCCAAATGTTGCTTAACAATCAGTGAAATCCAAAACTGTCCACAAGCAAAAAAATGATATCACTCTTCTGCATATCCTCTACTTGTTCTTTGTCAACCAAATTAGAAATTGCCAAGCTATTGGTGAGGAGAGAATCACAAGAAGTTACTTGTAAGAACACATATCAGTGAGTTACAGAACCAAATCTATATACCAAAGCACACAAAACTGCTCATTCTCTTCAAATCCGTCCTCAAATCTTTGAAAATCGAAGTAAACTACTAAGAGAATCGCAAGATCTCAAAACCTGAACCTCGAATTTCTCCATCTCAGTTGAAAACTCTACCAACTACTCGAGAATTCTTTCAAAATACGTAAGTTTTGAGTATTCAAAGCTCGCGAAACAACAAATTATTGATTCGAAGCGAACAATATCGATATGCATTGACGAAATCTCAATGAAAATACTGATCCAGACCTAGCCGTAGGTACCTGGATTGAAGATGAAATTCCGGTACCGGTCTTCGATCTGAAAACCGATCGGGTTAGTCTAAGCGCGTGCGCGTGAAGAGTGAAAGAAGGATACAGAGGTCGATTATGGTGAAGAGGTCGGGGCCGCAGTAGAGAGGTCTGGACTGTGCGAAGTGAAGGAAGACGATGAGGactgaaatgaaatgaaatgaaatgaaacgGATGGGTATTTATAGTCCGGGTTTGGCCCTTTTGGCGGGGGAGGAGATGACCCGGAACGCACTTTGATGGCTAAactgaattttttctttcttgttttttctcTAACAATAAAagttattttttagttaaatttaattaaaattgTTAAATATAATTATTGATTTAACAACGTTGCTCTAACTACGTATCAACATCATTATGAAATTTAATGGCTGCTCCAGTACTTGGTACGCTCTAATGGCagattattgttttttctttacatgtaaatatatcaaaaagattaGGTTTTGTAAATCATTTTTCCACAATTTGTATACAAATTTTTTTCtcaattgtgtttttaattaaacaaacaaatccaTGTCATTGAAATTTCATAATGATGTTGATGAGGTGGTGCCtaccacatcatttggtaataAATTTTGGTATAAGAATTTAGGATCTCTAGCATTACTCTTGACACATCATATTAATATTATATAAGTTAAAACaacatctttaattggattggatttgaTCAAATGAagcttatttattttttatgatcgGTTGTCCAAAATAAACCTGTCATTTTGAAATAGAGACAGTTTGAAGTCAAAACTGATCCAACCCAATCTGTGTTCAGCCCTactcaaatgatatactacaATATTAAATATAAGCCCAAACTCTAGTATATAATTGCTACAATTCTTTTGAACCACATCATagctctcaatctctcattttcTAACATTTAGTACTaccatattaagctagtattgatgACTAAGCcattaaataagtgaatcactttgaatATATTCTAGATTTTGGTTCTTGAGGAAAAATCAACACTGCTACCACGATTTTTATGAGCATGTCTATATAATTTTTAG is a window from the Rosa chinensis cultivar Old Blush chromosome 2, RchiOBHm-V2, whole genome shotgun sequence genome containing:
- the LOC112185668 gene encoding DExH-box ATP-dependent RNA helicase DExH17 isoform X1, which produces MDSYTLKSMADLPAPFRACFNFRYFNSLQSECFPACFHSDVNMVVSAPTGSGKTVIFELCILRLLSRFISEDGRFTPTNGTLKTIYIAPSKALVQEKVRDWTQKFGSRGIVCLELTGDNESYNTRSLQEADIILTTPEKFDAVTRYRVKDGGLGFFSDIALLLIDEVHLLNDPRGAVLEAIVSRIKMLAYNPEMKSSALAHVRFLAVSATIPNIEDLAEWLKVPVQGIKRFGEEMRPVKLTTKVFGYAPAKNDFLFEKRLQNYIFDILMQYSRGKSALIFCSTRKGAQEAAQILSQTVMAFGHSNPFIKSREQQERLREASLSCSDKQMQSYMIYGVGYHNGGLCLKDRNLIESLFLKGDVQILCTTNTLAHGINLPAHTVVIKSTQHFNKEKGVYMEIDRSTLLQMCGRAGRPPFDDTGMVIIMTRRDTVHLYENLLNGCEMVESQLLSCLTEHLTAEIVQLTVSDITRAIEWMKCSFLYVRMKKNPGHYAVRKVISNDRIEKHMLEVCVQKVNELSQHQMIWTDEDGFLLKPLEPGRLMTKYYLKFDTMKYIIQTHANCSLEDALHVICRAEEISWIQLRRNEKKLLNDINTDKDGRLRFHILGDKGKRKKRIQTREEKIFLLANDCLTGDPSVHDLSLTQDMNSICSNGCRIARCMKEFFIYQKNYKGALNSMLLAKSMYQKLWDDSPYLLKQLPGIGMVTAKALHSMGVKSFETLAEADPRRIEIVTGRKYPYGNHIKESLLSLPPNVELKVEETECRGQGKLKLAVTLTRLSQTLQSTKRHYADMIVGSEEDNLVLFHEKIRVDEFSSPYSATVLLSNPQQGKLTVKADLIFEEYIGIDLNQELILMKKSNLSANNKRGKKAPSLPLPEEVCIIEDDIYEGPSEVLPNSTKSKRVDGPMPSFKLLDEDSEEDEVADKVHEDEFAAKVQTDDKVVTQQTVFDHIREKAKNFPILVSSHSVLPPSSEPLELARKRAREKKLGPESGVEILEELEWNKVPRRTVVNPFSELKEAVQHLSSIKNHPNPRSSAALNVMDGRGETILEHMRTKVKNFPVINKPNVVEAESLIQTKQRLYKTEPEFSMDITAVLKGTKPDGLSEILNVIGGCFPEAPAILMEY
- the LOC112185668 gene encoding DExH-box ATP-dependent RNA helicase DExH17 isoform X2, encoding MDSYTLKSMADLPAPFRACFNFRYFNSLQSECFPACFHSDVNMVVSAPTGSGKTVIFELCILRLLSRFISEDGRFTPTNGTLKTIYIAPSKALVQEKVRDWTQKFGSRGIVCLELTGDNESYNTRSLQEADIILTTPEKFDAVTRYRVKDGGLGFFSDIALLLIDEVHLLNDPRGAVLEAIVSRIKMLAYNPEMKSSALAHVRFLAVSATIPNIEDLAEWLKVPVQGIKRFGEEMRPVKLTTKVFGYAPAKNDFLFEKRLQNYIFDILMQYSRGKSALIFCSTRKGAQEAAQILSQTVMAFGHSNPFIKSREQQERLREASLSCSDKQMQSYMIYGVGYHNGGLCLKDRNLIESLFLKGDVQILCTTNTLAHGINLPAHTVVIKSTQHFNKEKGVYMEIDRSTLLQMCGRAGRPPFDDTGMVIIMTRRDTVHLYENLLNGCEMVESQLLSCLTEHLTAEIVQLTVSDITRAIEWMKCSFLYVRMKKNPGHYAVRKVISNDRIEKHMLEVCVQKVNELSQHQMIWTDEDGFLLKPLEPGRLMTKYYLKFDTMKYIIQTHANCSLEDALHVICRAEEISWIQLRRNEKKLLNDINTDKDGRLRFHILGDKGKRKKRIQTREEKIFLLANDCLTGDPSVHDLSLTQDMNSICSNGCRIARCMKEFFIYQKNYKGALNSMLLAKSMYQKLWDDSPYLLKQLPGIGMVTAKALHSMGVKSFETLAEADPRRIEIVTGRKYPYGNHIKESLLSLPPNVELKVEETECRGQGKLKLAVTLTRLSQTLQSTKRHYADMIVGSEEDNLVLFHEKIRVDEFSSPYSATVLLSNPQQGKLTVKADLIFEEYIGIDLNQELILMKKSNLSANNKRGKKAPSLPLPEEVCIIEDDIYEGPSEVLPNSTKSKRVDGPMPSFKLLDEDSEEDEVANKVHEDEIAAKFQTDDKVVTQQTVFDHIREKAKNFPVLVSSNSVLPPSSEPLELARKRAREKKLGPESGVEVLEELEWNKVQRRTVVNPSSELKEAEQHLSSIKNHPNPRSSAALNVMDGRGETIFEHIRTKAKNFPVINKPNVEEAESLIQTKQRLYKTEPEFSMDITAVLKGRKPNEVIRDTECDGRLLSGSSCNPHGILNASPGGLSNGANLSSSNMPSFDISMFKNPKRPADPASTMENTRKKHQHSPIVPPRHCSLTAAGKSREVETFLGFESVFSFL
- the LOC112185668 gene encoding DExH-box ATP-dependent RNA helicase DExH17 isoform X3, whose product is MRPVKLTTKVFGYAPAKNDFLFEKRLQNYIFDILMQYSRGKSALIFCSTRKGAQEAAQILSQTVMAFGHSNPFIKSREQQERLREASLSCSDKQMQSYMIYGVGYHNGGLCLKDRNLIESLFLKGDVQILCTTNTLAHGINLPAHTVVIKSTQHFNKEKGVYMEIDRSTLLQMCGRAGRPPFDDTGMVIIMTRRDTVHLYENLLNGCEMVESQLLSCLTEHLTAEIVQLTVSDITRAIEWMKCSFLYVRMKKNPGHYAVRKVISNDRIEKHMLEVCVQKVNELSQHQMIWTDEDGFLLKPLEPGRLMTKYYLKFDTMKYIIQTHANCSLEDALHVICRAEEISWIQLRRNEKKLLNDINTDKDGRLRFHILGDKGKRKKRIQTREEKIFLLANDCLTGDPSVHDLSLTQDMNSICSNGCRIARCMKEFFIYQKNYKGALNSMLLAKSMYQKLWDDSPYLLKQLPGIGMVTAKALHSMGVKSFETLAEADPRRIEIVTGRKYPYGNHIKESLLSLPPNVELKVEETECRGQGKLKLAVTLTRLSQTLQSTKRHYADMIVGSEEDNLVLFHEKIRVDEFSSPYSATVLLSNPQQGKLTVKADLIFEEYIGIDLNQELILMKKSNLSANNKRGKKAPSLPLPEEVCIIEDDIYEGPSEVLPNSTKSKRVDGPMPSFKLLDEDSEEDEVANKVHEDEIAAKFQTDDKVVTQQTVFDHIREKAKNFPVLVSSNSVLPPSSEPLELARKRAREKKLGPESGVEVLEELEWNKVQRRTVVNPSSELKEAEQHLSSIKNHPNPRSSAALNVMDGRGETIFEHIRTKAKNFPVINKPNVEEAESLIQTKQRLYKTEPEFSMDITAVLKGRKPNEVIRDTECDGRLLSGSSCNPHGILNASPGGLSNGANLSSSNMPSFDISMFKNPKRPADPASTMENTRKKHQHSPIVPPRHCSLTAAGKSREVETFLGFESVFSFL